A single region of the Thermococcus paralvinellae genome encodes:
- the mnhG gene encoding monovalent cation/H(+) antiporter subunit G, producing MIEYFLLAFGEVVMIFGALGIIRFPDVYTRLHAATKCDTGGAMTILLALALYTDASIFIKLKLLVLAFLIALINPMISHAIAKGAYKYGIKPEVVVDMYAWDNP from the coding sequence GTGATTGAATATTTTCTTTTAGCCTTTGGAGAGGTTGTAATGATATTTGGGGCTCTAGGGATAATTCGCTTTCCTGATGTCTATACTCGACTGCATGCGGCTACAAAGTGTGATACCGGTGGTGCAATGACAATTCTCTTGGCTTTGGCGCTCTACACTGATGCCTCCATTTTCATCAAACTTAAGCTGCTTGTCTTAGCGTTCCTCATAGCCTTGATAAACCCAATGATTTCTCATGCAATAGCTAAAGGAGCTTATAAATATGGGATAAAACCAGAAGTCGTGGTGGACATGTATGCTTGGGATAATCCATGA
- a CDS encoding Na(+)/H(+) antiporter subunit B translates to MKMSTVVRTTTKLVSPFLVTYAAYLMVYGHLSPGGGFQAGVILAVSVILLITSHGYKKVRKKFKFKEVGIIESSSAIFLVSLGLVGVLFGGFFYNFLNGGKFGSLVSGGIVPLFNIAVGLKVGAAFTFLFYILLRWVESD, encoded by the coding sequence ATGAAGATGAGCACAGTTGTGCGAACAACTACAAAGCTAGTTAGTCCTTTCCTTGTGACCTATGCAGCTTATTTGATGGTATATGGACATTTAAGTCCCGGAGGAGGCTTTCAAGCAGGGGTTATACTGGCAGTTAGCGTCATACTTCTCATTACCTCACATGGATACAAGAAAGTTAGGAAGAAATTCAAATTCAAGGAAGTTGGTATTATAGAGAGCTCTTCAGCGATCTTTCTTGTGAGTCTTGGTTTGGTAGGAGTGTTGTTTGGTGGATTTTTCTACAACTTCTTGAATGGGGGGAAGTTTGGATCACTGGTGAGTGGAGGAATAGTACCTCTTTTCAATATAGCAGTTGGGCTGAAGGTTGGAGCAGCTTTTACATTCCTATTTTACATCCTGCTGAGGTGGGTTGAAAGTGATTAA
- a CDS encoding hydrogenase subunit MbhD domain-containing protein: MLGIIHEFLLFVMIIIAIAVIEEDDLISAVVKYALLSLVFVLVLFQLKAPDVALSAIVVGAIVIGIFLFTIEEIEKSEGTKK; encoded by the coding sequence ATGCTTGGGATAATCCATGAATTTTTGTTGTTTGTTATGATAATCATAGCAATAGCGGTAATTGAGGAGGATGACCTAATCAGTGCAGTAGTTAAGTATGCTCTGCTTAGCTTAGTATTTGTCCTAGTTCTCTTCCAGCTTAAAGCTCCAGATGTTGCTTTATCTGCAATAGTTGTTGGGGCGATTGTCATTGGAATATTCTTGTTCACAATAGAAGAAATAGAAAAATCGGAGGGGACAAAAAAGTGA
- a CDS encoding ATP-binding protein → MKILICGKGGCGKSTITAMLGKYLANRGYRVLIVDADESNPGLYRMLGLSKTKTLAEYLGGKKQVKAILNNPELPKTFEEIPEEILSKRENLSVMSIGKIEEPGEGCACPYGALAKKFLKSLQPKKEEIVLVDTEAGIEHFGRGIDLEVDVIVNVAEPNLESIELSKKIEGLAEKADLKHVFVLNKALPEVLDKINVKPDVVIPFNQKFIYDSLDGKEVEVLPQIEELWEIIKYRNS, encoded by the coding sequence ATGAAGATTTTAATATGTGGAAAAGGTGGTTGTGGAAAGAGTACAATTACAGCAATGCTCGGAAAGTACTTAGCGAATAGAGGCTATAGAGTCTTAATAGTGGATGCGGATGAGTCTAATCCTGGCTTATACAGAATGTTAGGCTTGTCCAAGACAAAAACTTTGGCGGAATATTTAGGTGGAAAGAAGCAGGTAAAAGCGATTCTAAATAATCCAGAACTGCCTAAGACCTTTGAGGAAATTCCAGAGGAAATTCTCTCAAAAAGAGAAAACTTAAGTGTGATGAGCATTGGTAAGATTGAAGAACCTGGCGAAGGATGTGCCTGCCCATATGGAGCTCTAGCAAAGAAATTTTTAAAGAGTCTACAACCAAAGAAAGAAGAGATTGTTTTGGTTGATACTGAAGCTGGAATAGAGCACTTTGGAAGAGGAATAGACTTAGAAGTTGATGTTATAGTAAATGTTGCAGAGCCCAACTTGGAATCAATTGAGCTTTCAAAGAAGATTGAAGGCTTGGCTGAAAAAGCTGACTTAAAGCATGTCTTTGTTCTAAATAAGGCTTTACCAGAAGTTTTGGACAAAATTAATGTTAAGCCCGATGTGGTCATTCCATTCAATCAGAAGTTCATTTACGACAGTTTGGATGGCAAGGAAGTTGAAGTTCTTCCTCAAATAGAAGAGCTCTGGGAAATTATAAAATATAGAAACAGTTAG
- the tdt gene encoding TDT family transporter, translating to MKISVKEFAPSWFASVMGTGALALVSLAYSSKVSILKSVAVGLTYLNTALFFILLVPWVLRWFKYKENALKDLYHPVICHFYGTIAIALLVLSADYLLILKNLTLAKAFWLIGMPLTIFFAFLIPYLMFIQERIDIKNVTPAWFIPPVGLIVIPLSGGALMNTFSGIWKEVMVFVNYFAWGAGFFLYLALFAIVMHRFIAHEPLPCGIAPAIWINLGPIGAGTSTLYMLVKNSEFITMKEPFLAFGLIFWGFGIWWFVMAVIMTLHYIRKLNLPYSLAWWAFIFPLGAYVSATHNVALAFGIDIIDSFGFVLYWLLFGLWLVTGIKTLKHIAF from the coding sequence ATGAAGATAAGTGTGAAAGAGTTCGCACCTTCTTGGTTTGCAAGTGTTATGGGCACAGGTGCATTAGCTCTGGTTAGTTTGGCATATTCGAGCAAAGTGTCAATACTAAAAAGCGTTGCAGTTGGATTGACGTATCTAAATACAGCGTTGTTCTTCATTCTCCTAGTGCCATGGGTTTTGAGGTGGTTCAAATACAAGGAGAATGCACTGAAGGACCTATATCACCCTGTAATCTGCCATTTTTATGGAACAATAGCAATAGCTTTGCTCGTTCTTTCAGCTGATTATCTACTGATATTAAAGAATCTCACACTTGCAAAGGCGTTCTGGCTGATAGGAATGCCTCTAACGATATTCTTCGCCTTTCTGATCCCATACCTAATGTTCATACAAGAGAGAATTGACATCAAGAACGTTACTCCGGCTTGGTTCATTCCCCCCGTTGGTCTCATCGTAATCCCCTTGAGCGGAGGAGCTTTAATGAACACGTTCTCTGGGATCTGGAAAGAGGTTATGGTATTCGTAAATTACTTCGCATGGGGGGCTGGGTTCTTCCTTTATCTAGCTCTTTTTGCAATAGTCATGCATCGCTTCATAGCTCACGAGCCTCTACCATGTGGAATTGCTCCAGCAATTTGGATCAATCTTGGTCCAATTGGCGCTGGAACTTCAACACTCTATATGCTCGTGAAGAATTCAGAATTCATAACAATGAAAGAACCTTTTTTAGCCTTTGGACTGATATTTTGGGGCTTTGGCATCTGGTGGTTTGTTATGGCAGTAATAATGACACTCCACTACATCAGAAAACTCAATCTGCCATACAGCCTAGCTTGGTGGGCATTCATATTTCCGCTTGGAGCCTATGTAAGTGCAACTCACAACGTCGCTTTAGCCTTTGGTATAGACATAATAGACAGCTTCGGATTTGTGCT
- a CDS encoding NifB/NifX family molybdenum-iron cluster-binding protein yields the protein MRIAIPAKDDKGLESEVCEHFGRAKYFVFVDIQNKKIENVEVVKVPFDEHNPGDLPNFIKEHGGEVVLAYGMGRRATAYFQSLGIQVVTGTHGEIKDVVEAFINQALKVDENWKEKIEQEKHRH from the coding sequence ATGAGAATTGCAATTCCCGCAAAAGATGACAAAGGATTAGAAAGTGAGGTTTGCGAGCATTTTGGAAGGGCAAAATATTTTGTTTTTGTAGATATTCAAAATAAGAAAATTGAAAATGTAGAAGTTGTTAAGGTTCCATTTGACGAACACAACCCAGGAGATCTCCCAAACTTCATTAAAGAGCATGGAGGAGAAGTTGTTCTGGCTTACGGTATGGGAAGGAGAGCAACGGCATACTTCCAGAGCTTAGGAATACAGGTAGTTACTGGAACACATGGGGAAATAAAGGATGTTGTTGAGGCATTTATAAATCAAGCTCTTAAAGTAGATGAAAATTGGAAGGAGAAGATTGAACAAGAGAAACACAGACACTAA
- the hypE gene encoding hydrogenase expression/formation protein HypE, with product MKIKLEHGAGGELMEEFIKDFILKNLSLKSAGGIGLEALDDGATIPFGDKHIVFTIDGHTVKPLFFPGGDIGRLAVSGTVNDLAVMGAEPLALANSMIIQEGFDSGDFEKILRSMDETAKEVPVPIVTGDTKVVEDKIGIFVITAGLGIAERVITDSGAKIGDVVLVSGTVGDHGIAIMSHREGIAFETELKSDVAPIWEVVKAVADAIGWENIHAMKDPTRGGLSNALNEIARKSNVGILVRESDIPVKPEVRAASDMLGISPYEVANEGKVVMIVAREYAEEALEAMRKTKRGKDAAIIGEVIAEYKGKVILETGIGGKRFMEPPVGDPVPRVC from the coding sequence ATGAAAATTAAACTCGAACATGGAGCCGGTGGAGAGCTAATGGAAGAGTTCATCAAAGACTTCATCTTAAAGAACTTAAGCTTAAAATCGGCGGGAGGAATTGGATTAGAAGCTTTGGATGATGGTGCAACAATTCCTTTTGGAGACAAGCACATAGTTTTCACAATTGACGGGCACACAGTTAAGCCTCTCTTTTTTCCGGGAGGGGATATAGGGCGTTTAGCAGTCAGCGGGACAGTTAATGACTTGGCAGTGATGGGTGCGGAACCATTAGCTTTGGCGAATTCCATGATAATTCAGGAAGGATTTGATAGCGGAGACTTTGAGAAGATTTTAAGGTCGATGGATGAAACCGCCAAAGAAGTTCCAGTCCCAATAGTGACTGGAGACACAAAGGTAGTTGAAGACAAGATTGGAATCTTTGTGATTACAGCTGGACTTGGGATAGCTGAGAGAGTCATCACGGATTCTGGAGCAAAGATTGGAGATGTTGTTTTAGTTAGCGGAACGGTTGGAGATCATGGGATAGCCATAATGAGCCATCGTGAGGGGATAGCGTTTGAAACTGAGCTCAAAAGCGATGTTGCACCAATTTGGGAAGTTGTCAAAGCGGTTGCCGATGCAATTGGATGGGAAAATATTCACGCAATGAAGGATCCCACGAGAGGTGGACTGAGCAACGCCTTAAATGAAATAGCGAGAAAAAGCAACGTTGGGATTCTCGTGAGAGAAAGTGATATTCCCGTGAAGCCAGAAGTTAGAGCAGCAAGTGACATGCTTGGAATAAGCCCCTATGAAGTGGCAAATGAAGGCAAGGTTGTTATGATCGTTGCAAGAGAGTATGCCGAAGAAGCACTTGAAGCCATGAGAAAGACAAAGAGAGGAAAAGATGCCGCAATAATTGGAGAAGTTATCGCTGAATATAAAGGCAAAGTTATCTTAGAGACTGGAATTGGTGGCAAAAGGTTCATGGAGCCCCCAGTTGGAGATCCTGTGCCAAGGGTGTGTTGA
- a CDS encoding monovalent cation/H+ antiporter complex subunit F, which yields MVKENLLVTPFGWGVLILIFTSILLTYRVLFGPTLPDRIVGLNTITTKVVIMIAILSVISKQYFLIDLAVVLLMVNAVGGLILAKYLERRGKR from the coding sequence ATGGTTAAAGAAAATCTTCTGGTAACACCTTTTGGCTGGGGAGTTTTGATTTTGATATTTACAAGCATCCTACTAACCTATAGAGTGCTCTTTGGCCCCACTTTGCCCGATAGAATAGTTGGGCTGAACACTATAACCACAAAGGTCGTTATAATGATAGCAATTCTCTCAGTAATTAGCAAACAGTATTTTCTGATAGACTTAGCGGTGGTTCTCCTGATGGTCAATGCAGTTGGTGGACTGATTCTAGCAAAATATCTGGAGAGGAGGGGCAAGAGGTGA
- the hypF gene encoding carbamoyltransferase HypF has product MKAYHIHVEGIVQGVGFRPFVYRIAHEHNLRGYVKNLGDAGVEIVVEGNESDIKAFLNDLKHKAPPLAKVEKVKKKEIPPQGFDSFYIEKSSQGGSGGDSIIPPDVSICEDCVRELFDPTNKRYMYPFIVCTNCGPRFTIIEDLPYDRINTTMREFEMCEFCESEYKDPLNRRYHAEPVCCPVCGPSYRLYTRDGKEIIGDPIKKTAELIDKGYIVAIKGIGGIHIACDATNEDVVEELRKRILRPQQPFALMAKDLETIESFAIISDAEKEELLSYRKPIIALRKKEPFPLPEALAPGLHTIGVMLPYSGIHYLLFHYSKSPVYVMTSANYPGLPMVKDNDKAFKELKDLADYFLLHNRKILNRADDSVIRFVDGKRAVIRRSRGFVPLPIDIPFEFTGLAVGAELLNAFGFAKNGRIYPSQYIGNTSKVEVLEFMREAIAHFRKILRIKNLDLVISDLHPLYNTTKLAMEIAENEGVEFLQVQHHYAHIASVMAENKLDEIIGIAVDGVGYGVDGNTWGGEVIYMSYEDVERLAHIEYYPLPGGDLASYYPLRALMGILSKIYAIEELKEIIQRCCPKAIDSLKYGKVEFNVILNQLARDINVSYASSTGRVLDAFSVMLNVAYRRTYEGEPAMKLESFAFRGKNDLGFSIPIDCEKIKVEELFRQALEVSANPADIAYSVHLALGRAFGEIAVEKAKEFGVKNVGISGGVAYNELIVKTIRKIVERNGLKFYVTQEVPRGDNGINVGQAFLGGLYLEGYLSKEDLTL; this is encoded by the coding sequence ATGAAGGCTTATCACATTCACGTCGAAGGTATAGTTCAAGGAGTTGGATTTCGACCTTTTGTTTACAGAATAGCTCATGAGCACAATTTAAGGGGCTACGTAAAAAATCTTGGAGATGCAGGAGTTGAGATAGTTGTCGAAGGAAACGAAAGCGACATTAAAGCTTTTTTAAATGATTTAAAACATAAAGCCCCGCCACTTGCTAAAGTCGAAAAAGTTAAGAAAAAGGAGATACCACCTCAAGGATTCGATAGCTTTTACATAGAAAAAAGCTCCCAAGGCGGTTCTGGCGGAGATTCAATAATTCCTCCCGACGTTTCAATCTGTGAAGACTGTGTTAGAGAGCTTTTTGATCCAACCAACAAGAGATACATGTATCCTTTCATTGTGTGTACAAACTGCGGACCAAGATTCACTATAATTGAAGACTTACCCTATGACCGCATCAATACGACAATGAGAGAGTTTGAGATGTGTGAATTCTGTGAGAGCGAGTATAAAGACCCACTAAACAGAAGATACCATGCTGAACCAGTCTGTTGTCCTGTTTGTGGGCCATCTTACAGACTCTACACAAGAGATGGGAAGGAAATCATCGGAGATCCAATAAAAAAGACGGCAGAGCTAATTGATAAGGGATACATCGTGGCAATTAAAGGTATCGGCGGAATACACATTGCTTGCGACGCAACGAACGAAGATGTTGTTGAAGAACTGAGGAAGAGAATCCTAAGACCCCAGCAGCCTTTTGCTTTAATGGCAAAAGACTTAGAAACCATTGAGAGCTTTGCTATAATTAGTGACGCTGAAAAAGAGGAGCTTTTGAGCTATAGGAAACCAATAATTGCTCTTCGCAAGAAAGAGCCTTTCCCGCTTCCAGAGGCTTTAGCTCCGGGTCTGCACACGATAGGTGTCATGCTCCCATATTCTGGCATTCATTATTTGCTATTCCACTACTCAAAGAGCCCCGTTTATGTCATGACCTCTGCAAACTATCCCGGCTTGCCGATGGTCAAAGATAATGATAAAGCATTCAAAGAGCTCAAAGATTTGGCTGATTACTTCCTTCTGCATAACAGAAAAATCCTGAACAGAGCAGATGACAGCGTTATAAGGTTTGTAGATGGAAAAAGAGCAGTCATTAGGAGAAGCAGAGGTTTTGTGCCTCTGCCGATAGATATTCCATTTGAGTTTACTGGTCTAGCTGTTGGTGCAGAGCTCTTAAATGCCTTCGGCTTTGCCAAGAACGGAAGGATTTACCCAAGTCAATACATAGGAAACACTTCAAAAGTCGAAGTCCTTGAGTTCATGCGCGAAGCTATAGCACATTTCCGCAAAATTTTGAGGATTAAAAACCTCGACTTGGTCATATCAGACTTACATCCCCTCTACAACACAACAAAACTTGCTATGGAAATAGCTGAAAATGAGGGAGTTGAGTTTCTGCAAGTGCAGCATCATTATGCTCACATAGCATCAGTGATGGCAGAGAACAAGCTGGATGAGATAATCGGAATAGCCGTTGATGGTGTTGGATATGGAGTTGACGGCAACACTTGGGGAGGAGAAGTTATTTACATGAGCTATGAAGACGTGGAAAGATTAGCACATATTGAGTACTACCCGCTCCCCGGAGGAGACCTGGCAAGCTACTACCCCCTTAGAGCCTTGATGGGTATTCTAAGCAAAATATACGCCATAGAAGAACTCAAGGAAATTATTCAAAGATGCTGTCCAAAAGCCATTGATAGCCTAAAATATGGCAAAGTCGAGTTTAATGTAATCCTAAACCAGCTCGCTAGAGACATAAACGTCAGCTATGCATCTTCAACAGGAAGAGTCCTTGATGCTTTTTCTGTTATGCTGAATGTAGCCTACAGGAGAACATACGAGGGAGAACCAGCAATGAAGCTTGAGAGCTTTGCATTCAGAGGTAAAAACGATTTAGGATTTAGTATCCCGATTGATTGTGAGAAGATTAAAGTTGAAGAACTGTTCAGACAGGCACTTGAAGTGAGCGCAAATCCTGCAGACATTGCTTACTCCGTCCACTTAGCCCTTGGAAGAGCTTTTGGAGAGATAGCAGTTGAAAAAGCAAAGGAATTTGGAGTAAAGAACGTCGGAATAAGCGGTGGTGTTGCATACAACGAGCTGATAGTCAAAACCATAAGGAAAATCGTTGAGCGCAACGGACTAAAATTCTACGTCACTCAGGAAGTTCCCAGAGGGGACAACGGCATAAACGTTGGACAAGCATTTTTGGGCGGGCTTTACTTGGAAGGATACTTAAGCAAGGAAGATTTAACACTTTAG
- a CDS encoding Na+/H+ antiporter subunit E encodes MSRVPFYLKERLEEVHRRVLYESYDAQKLPVWERIVLTWIVLFSFWIVITANTSLDNLVIGSIATLIIASFMRDMLMEDVRHKGHLIEKIIYFLLLYAPQYLIIMAFRLIESNIKVAKNVIFMDIKPGIVKIKTDLHSDTGITILANSITLTPGTLTLDVSKKLGETYLYVHWIYVETLNREKAGEKIKGDIEEWLKKIFW; translated from the coding sequence ATGAGTAGAGTCCCCTTTTACCTCAAGGAGAGGCTGGAAGAAGTTCATAGAAGGGTGCTATATGAAAGTTATGATGCCCAAAAACTCCCAGTATGGGAACGGATAGTGTTAACCTGGATAGTATTATTTTCTTTTTGGATCGTCATAACTGCAAATACCTCTTTGGATAATCTTGTCATAGGTAGCATTGCAACGCTCATTATTGCGTCATTTATGAGAGACATGCTTATGGAGGATGTTAGGCATAAAGGACACCTAATTGAGAAAATTATCTATTTTCTGTTACTGTACGCTCCTCAATATCTCATAATAATGGCTTTTCGTCTGATTGAAAGCAACATAAAAGTTGCTAAGAATGTCATTTTCATGGATATTAAACCGGGTATTGTAAAAATAAAGACAGATTTGCACTCAGATACGGGGATTACAATACTAGCAAACTCAATAACCTTAACTCCCGGTACATTAACTCTGGATGTTTCAAAGAAGCTTGGGGAGACCTATTTGTATGTGCACTGGATTTATGTTGAGACCCTCAATAGGGAGAAGGCTGGAGAAAAAATCAAGGGGGACATCGAGGAATGGTTAAAGAAAATCTTCTGGTAA